TTGAATTCATTGCACAATTTACAAAATTTTGTGCAAAGATAATGAAAATAGTGCACACTGCAAAATAAAATGTGCACTATTTTCAAAAACTATATAAAATAATTAGTTTTTTTTCTTTTTAGTTTACATATTGTGGTGTTATAGACTGTATTTTACTCATATCTCATTGATTTGGCTGGATGGATATGAGAAATCAGGTAGCTTGGTGCTACGAGCATGAAGATGCTTATCAGCAGCGTAGCAATGTTCAGGGCTATGATGGCAAGCCAGTTGAATTCTACCGGAACGGTACTTACATAATAGGTCTGTGCATCGAGTTTGATGATGCCTGTAAAGTACTGGAGGGTAAGAATGCCGAGGGCGATGATGTTGCCCAGAAGCATACCCTTGCCGATGATGAAGACGGCAAACCACAGGAAGGTGTGGCGGATGGTCTTGTTGCGGGCACCCAATGCCTTCATTACGCCTATCATGGAGGTGCGTTCCAGAATAATGATGAGCAGACCGCTGATCATGGTGACGCCGGCTACTATCAGCATCAGACCGAGAATAATCCAGACATTCAGATCCATCAGGCTCAGCCATTGGAAGATGTTTGGATTCAGGTCCTTGATGGTAGAACTGCTGTAGGTTTCTCCATAGTGATCTACCGTGCGGTTCACCTTATTAATAATATAATCTTCAGTTTCGTTGAGCTTGTTGAAGTCGTTTACGGTCAGTTCTGCACCGCTCGCCTGGTCTTCTTCCCATCCGTTCAGCTTCACGGCAGTATAGAGGTCGGTGTATACCATTACCTCATCATACTTCTTCAGGTTGGTCTGATAGATACCCTTGATGGTGAAGCGGCGCATACGCACTGCGTTGTCATCAAAGAAGTAGGCAAAGATGCGTTCTCCCGTCTTCAGCTTCAGCTTATCAGCCATCAGCTGTGAGATGAGAATCTGGTTATGACTCGCTTTGTCATCAAACTTAGGGATGCTGCCTTCAATCATGTTCTGATGGATAAAGGTAGAATCGAAATCAGGTCCTACACCTTTGAACATGACGCCCAGGAAATCGCTGTCCGTCTTCAGGATTCCCTCTTTCATGGCAAATTTCTGCACATGTTTTACGCCAGGTATCTTTTTCAGTACGTTGACCATCGAGTCGTTCATGACCACCGGATACTGGTTTTGCTGCTGCAGCGTCATGAAGTCGGCCACCTGTATATGGCTTCCGAATCCTATTACCTTGTCGCGTATGGTATGCTTGAATCCGAGCACTACGCATACCGACATAATCATAATGGCGAGTCCGATAGCAACACCTGCAGTGGCTATATGAATAGCAGGGCGAGAAACTTTATGTTTATCGCCCTGATCGCTATATAATCTCTTTGCTATAAATAGAGGAAAATTCATTTCATTTGTAATGTTAAATGTTAAGTGTTAAATGTTAAATTCATCTTCGTGTCCGTTAGGCAACTTAACATTTAACATTTAACACTTAACATTGTTAATAATCAAAGTCCTTCGTCTTCCACTCTTCCCGGATAAGCCTCAAGTGCCTTACCCAGAACCACCAGAGCACGCTCCAGATCGTGTTTCTTCAAGACGTAAGCTACACGAACCTGATTGTGACCGGCTCCCGGAGTCGTATAGAAACCAGAGGCTGGAGCCATCATGATGGTTTCGCCCTCGTAGTTGAATTCCTCCAGACACCAGCGGCAGAACTTTTCTGAATCATCGATAGGCAGTTTGGCTACGGTATAGAAGGCTCCCATAGGAATAGGAGAGTATACGCCCGGAATGCGGTTCAAGCCGTCTATCAGGCACTTACGGCGCTCTACATACTCATCGTATACATCGCGGTAGTACTCTTCAGGAGCATCCAGAGAAGCTTCGGCTACAATCTGACCGATCAGTGGAGGAGAGAGACGGGCCTGGCAGAACTTCATCACCGCCTTGCGGATTTCAGCATTCTTGGTGATGAGGGCACCCACACGGATACCGCACTCACTGTAACGCTTCGAAACAGAATCGATGAGAACCGTGTTCTGCTCGATGCCTTCCAGGTGCATCGCACTGATATAAGGACTGCCGGTATAGATATACTCACGGTAAACCTCATCAGAGAAGAGATAGAGGTCGTACTTCTTCACCAGGTCACGAATCTGATTCATCTCTCTGCGGGTATAGAGATAGCCCGTAGGGTTGTTAGGGTTGCAGATCAGGATGGCACGGGTGCGCTCATTGATCAGCTCCTCAAACTTCTCTACCTTAGGCAGGGAGAAACCTTCTTCTATCGTTGTGGCGATGGTACGGATCTTGGCACCCGCCGAGATGGCAAACGCCATATAGTTAGCGTAAGCAGGTTCTGGTACGATAATCTCGTCGCCAGGGTTGAGGCAGCTCATGAAAGAGAAGAGTACAGCCTCAGAACCTCCCGATGTAATGATGATATCATCGGCAGTTACGTTGATGTTGAATTTCTTATAGTAATCTACAAGCTTCTCGCGATAGCTGAGATAGCCCTGACTTGGAGAATACTCCAAGACCGTGCGGTCTATATGCTTCAAGGCATCTAGGCCACATTGAGGAGTTGGAAGGTCAGGCTGACCGATGTTGAGGTGATATACCTTTACTCCACGTTTTTTTGCTGCGGCAGCCAGAGGAGCCAACTTTCTGATAGGTGACTCTGGCATTTCAAGACCGCGTACAGATATTTCTGGCATCTTAAAATATTGTTTCTTTCTATTAATTTTCCGTGTCGAAAATTGAATTCTATGACCTTCTGGTCTTTTCAATTTACGCTATTCGGCTGCAAAGATAAGAAAATTAGATGAGAATTGAGAATAACTTTCGGTTAAATTTTATTTTTTGATTAAAAACTCTTTAAATATGTCGCTCTTTGCTTTCTTTTTTATAACTTTGCACTTAATTTCAAGAATTGTTATAAGATTATACGAATTAATTAAAATAAGTAAGAAGAAAAATATGAGAAGTAGAACAAGTACATGGTTTGAGACCAAAGTGAAATATCAGAAGACAATGGAGGATGGTTCAGAAAAGGTTGTTTCTGAAGCATACGTAGTAGATGCTTTGAGCTTTACCGAGGCTGAGAGCGCCATCATCGATGAGATGTCGGTTTATGTAAGCGGCGAGTTGAAGGTGAGCGGTATCGGTAAGGCTGGCTACGGCGAAATCTTCTTCAGCGATGTGGATGATGATGATAAGTGGTATAAGGCTAAACTCCAGTTCATCACGATTGATGAGAAGAGTGAGAAGGAGAAGCGCAGCAATGTTACCTATCTTGTTCAGGCTAAGTCTCTCGCCCGTGCCCTCCGTTATATTGATGAGGTGATGGGCAAGACCATGATAGATTATGATGTGGTTGGTTTGAACGAAACCAAACTGATGGATGTATTCGAGCACCATGCTCCTAACGAGAAGAAAGAGGAGAAGAATGATGTGCCTGAATACGAGGAGAAATAATTCAACATTCAAGATATGGACTATGATGTAAAAGGAAATCTCCATGAGGTGCTGGGCAGCTTGCCTGCCGGTGTCCGTCTCGTTGCCATCAGCAAGTTCCATCCCAACGAGTATATCGAGGAGGCTTATGCTGAAGGACAGCGTATCTTCGGCGAGAGTCATGAGCAGGAACTCGCCAAGAAGGTGGCTTCGCTGCCTGAGGACATCGAGTGGCATTTCATCGGTCATCTGCAGACCAATAAGGTGAAGTATATCGCACCTTATATCTCGATGATTGAATCGGTAGACAGTCTGAAACTTCTCAAGGAGATTGAGAAGCAGGCTGCCAAGCACGATCGTGTAGTGAAGGTTCTTCTGGAACTTCATCTGGCAGAGGAAGATACCAAATCGGGTCTTTCTCTTGATGCTTGCCGCGAACTCCTGGAGGCAGGCGAATGGAGGGAGATGAAGCATGTGCAGATTTGTGGCATCATGATGATGGCATCTAATACAGACGATGAGCAGCAGATTGCTCAGGAGTTTGATGAGGCTGCCCGGTTCTTTGATGAGATAAAGGCCAGATACTTTGCTGATGATGAAGCTTTCTGCGAGCGCAGCTGGGGTATGAGTCACGATTATCATATTGCCGTCAAGCACGGCAGCACGATGGTTCGTGTAGGTACCACCATCTTCGGTCCTAGAATATATTAAAAAGCAAGGGAATTTATAAATTAGGCACGGATTACGCGGATTACACGGATTTATGGCGCTAATGCCAATAAACCATATTTATGGTTTTGTAAAAATCTGTGTAATCCGTGTAATCCGTGCCTTATCTTTCGTTTAGTATATTATCTTCTGTCCCTTGCTGGTGATATAAATCTTGCCCTTTTGTGGAACGGAAACCTTTCTGCCTTCCAGATCAAAATAGACTGTCGGTCTGTCTTTACCGATGATGACCGAAGAGATTCCGGTAGGAGAGAAGTTCTTGAGATAATCGAAGGTAACCAGACCGGTTGCTTCATCCTTTGTGATGTTGTAGAGCGGATGACTCGTATCAACACTGTTGTTCAGGGTGATACTGGTCAGACTGTTCACCTCATACTCTGTAGCTGAGCCCGCCTTGTAGGTCGGGAACGGGTCGTTCAGAAGACTTGTTATCATATCAACATCGTCGACGCCCGTGTTATAGCTGTTGTATACCATTCCGTCTGCAGGAACAATCATGACCCTTGGCTTACCAGTCGTGTTGTTGGGATAATCCTCCAGGTTAACCGATGGCAAATCATCGTAGTCGATGCGCCATACCAGCAATCCGTAACCAAAAGCCTCCTTGTACCATCCCTTGTTTCTGATATTCTGCAGCAGCAGGTATTCGCCCTGGCTGTTGGCTATAATCTTGTATGCATCCGATGCCTTGTCGTATGGTTCCAGTGTTATCTGCTGCGCCTCGGTATCAGAAAGGAGGGTAGGCTGTTTCCATCCTACGATGCTCTTCTCCCATGGTGAATAAGGGATAGGCTGGTAGCCGTTAGCCAGATAACTGCCCATATCCATAACGTCCCAATATTCAGGACTCTGGTTATGGTCTGTGATGCCGTTGGTAGGATAGATGTCTGGCAAACCGAGGGTATGCGAAAACTCATGACAGAAGAGACCGATACCATTGATGTAGTATTTGCCGTCTTGGGTATCTGCAGGCTTATTGTTCAGCTCGTTGTTGATGCCGAACCGGCATACTATTTTTCCGTCATAGGTTCCCAGTCCTCCTACGGTACCCGATCTCGGCCAGAGACAATCGCCTGAATTACCTGAGATGCTTTCAGAATAGCCGGCATAGATTACATATACGAGGTCTACATATCCGTCGCGATCGCTGTCGTAATCGGCAAAGTTTACCTTGTCGTCTACCTTCTGGCAGGCTTCCTTAATCATCTGAGGATAGAAGGTGTCGCCGTTGGCACTACCTTCATTATTGCCATAATAAGCAGAATTCTTGCTTACCGTAACAGGACCCACTACGTCAAACTGTGGTATAAACTGGTTATCGCTCATGTCAGCGAAATACTGCTGTATGCTGCCGTAGTTCTGGCAGTATTTCTCGTTGGTGATAAACACTTCTTTATCAGCCTCAGACATAGATTCTCCCTTTTTTCCGTTGAGGTAATGGTTGAATGTAGCAACCGGATCCTTACTCTTGAACTTCACATCCTGAAACTGCACCAGGAGTACCAATGCCTTCGGACTTCCCTTATGAGGGAAATAGCTTGGTCTCACGGTTCCTATTTCTGATGCTCTTGTGAGATTCTCTGAAGAGAAAACACGGGTTTTTCGGGTGTTCAGCTCTTCAGCAGTTATCTTTTCGTATTTTCCGTCTTGGGTTTCCCGCAGGGGCGTACCGTCCAGCAGCATGTAGTAGTGGAAGGTTTCGTCGCCATGCAGGGTGGCACATGCTACGGTTCCATCAGCCAGCATAATCTTGGCGATGCCCGGTTTAGCCTTTACGGCATAGAGATTGGCGATGCCCAGGAAGGCGAGCGCCAGAGAGATGATTGTCTTCTTCATAAACAGTTAGGGTAGATGGGGATTATTTATAAAAGTATTGTCCTTTCTTCTGAGTCTGGCATCCAAACTCGATGGCGTGATGCGGACAATGGTGATAGCAGGTAAAGCAGGTGAGGCAATCCTTGTGATGCAGCCATTCCGGATATTCTCCATGACCGCCCTTGATATCGCCTACAGGACAGACGTTGGCACAGATGCCACACTTCACGCACTTGTCTTTCTCCACATGAAACCGCTTGTCGGTGATGAGCACCTTCTCAAAGAATCCGCCCACAACCTTGGTGAAGAACCAGGGGATAGGACCTTTTACCAGACGGTTCACGCCCTCTTTCCTGTCGAATATCTCTTCGCAGATAACCGCCAGTTCCTGTGCCGATTTCGATTTCTTACGAACTTCGCGCTCCTTCGAATCAACATCCATGAAAGGAAGTCCCACATAAGATTCCGGCATGATGAGTGAGTAGGAAGCAGAAACCTCCGTGATGCCCAATGCCTGAAGCGATGCATTCAGCGCAATCGTATCGTTGAGGTTTTCGATGGTGAGTCCGATGCTGTCGCCTGCAGTACAGACGCAATAGGCGAAAGGATGCTTTCTGAACGTCTCCTTATCTTCTGCATTAGCATCAGGAGTTTCTCTCTGTATCTTCATCTTCCTGATAAACTCCCTTACAAGGCGTGGAACTCTCCAGCCATGTACGGGGAAAACGAATCCGAGCCGTTCATCCTCTTTCAGAATAAACGGCTCGGCTATATTGTGGCTTGAATCATCCGCCCGCATATAAGGGGCGATAGGAATCAAGTCTTCGTGTGTAGCCGCTGCCAGTCTGGCTGCTGCCCACTTGGTATTTCCTGTTCCGGAGAAATAGAAAACCATGCTTACTTTTAAATATGTATTGAGCTAGATTATTTCTTTTCTGTCATAACACCTTCTATATAGAGACGTGACATTTCTACATTGCCGTTAGAACGGACGGTGATGCTCTTCTTGAAATGACCAGGGAACATGCCCTTGCCGTTATAGGTAACACTAATCTGTCCCTTCTCGCCTGGAGCGATAGGCTTCTTGGTGTAAGAAGGTATGGTACAGCCGCAGCTGGCAATAGCCTGGTTGATAATCAAAGGCTTGTTGCCCACATTGGTGAAGGTAAAGGTAGCCTTCTGTACCGGATTTGATTCTTCGAATGAACCGAAGTTGTGTATCAGTTTGTCGAACTTAATCTCTGCCTGAGCAGATGCAGTAGCTACAAGAGCCACCAGCATAGTGAGTGTCAATATGATTCTTTTCATCTTCATATCCTTTCTTCTTTTTTATATTTCCTCTTTAATTTGCTTCTTATTTTTATATAATTTGATGCAAAAGTACATATAAAGTTTAGTATTACGTTACTTTTTTACATTATTTAACCGAACTTTCGCAAGTTTTGTCCCACACGCCCTGAAGGGGCAGAAGCTCCTAGCCCAGGGCATCTCCCTGGGTAATTACGGACGCAACCCTGTCGCCCTGAAAGGGCAAAAGCTTTAAAATATCGGGCAATAAACAAAGCTTTTGCCCTTTCTAACGCTTTCTGAAATAAAGGAGACAAAAAGTCCCCCAACCTTAATCACTTAAGATTGGGGGAGAGAGTAGAAAAAATAATAAACTATGAACAATATCAACTGAATAGAGGGCTAAATATGGAAATTAATTTCATTCAGCCAAGCCTGAACACTGAAGCAGGGACAGGACTTGTGGACGTTCGGGAGATCACGATGACCTAGGATCTCGGCTTCGGGATAGTCTACGCACAGACTCGTCAGGAGATTCTGGAGCGACTGCTTCTGAGCCTTCGTACGGGTATCTGCCGGATTGCCGTCGGCGTCGAGACCGCCTTCGTAACAGATGCCGATACTGTGTGCATTGAAATGGCGGGCGTGGGCGCCGATTTCTGACTCGGGACGTCCGGGGTAGATGACGCCGTCTTTCGTGATGTAATAGTGATAACCGATGCCGCGGAAACCACGGGCTAAATGACAGGCTTCGAGCTTTTCGAAGGTGAAGTCCTGGGTGACGCGGGTGGCTGAACAGTGAATGACAATAAGTGATATTTTTCTTGTGTTTTTCATAGTGCTGAATCTTTAAAGGGTTGATACTACTGGCAGCTCTGCACACAAAAGGCAGAGGCTACGGCAGTGAGAACGG
This Segatella copri DSM 18205 DNA region includes the following protein-coding sequences:
- a CDS encoding smalltalk protein → MKRETLKKILNFVITVLTAVASAFCVQSCQ
- a CDS encoding DUF1573 domain-containing protein, with the translated sequence MKRIILTLTMLVALVATASAQAEIKFDKLIHNFGSFEESNPVQKATFTFTNVGNKPLIINQAIASCGCTIPSYTKKPIAPGEKGQISVTYNGKGMFPGHFKKSITVRSNGNVEMSRLYIEGVMTEKK
- a CDS encoding DUF4494 domain-containing protein; the encoded protein is MRSRTSTWFETKVKYQKTMEDGSEKVVSEAYVVDALSFTEAESAIIDEMSVYVSGELKVSGIGKAGYGEIFFSDVDDDDKWYKAKLQFITIDEKSEKEKRSNVTYLVQAKSLARALRYIDEVMGKTMIDYDVVGLNETKLMDVFEHHAPNEKKEEKNDVPEYEEK
- a CDS encoding ABC transporter permease; the encoded protein is MNFPLFIAKRLYSDQGDKHKVSRPAIHIATAGVAIGLAIMIMSVCVVLGFKHTIRDKVIGFGSHIQVADFMTLQQQNQYPVVMNDSMVNVLKKIPGVKHVQKFAMKEGILKTDSDFLGVMFKGVGPDFDSTFIHQNMIEGSIPKFDDKASHNQILISQLMADKLKLKTGERIFAYFFDDNAVRMRRFTIKGIYQTNLKKYDEVMVYTDLYTAVKLNGWEEDQASGAELTVNDFNKLNETEDYIINKVNRTVDHYGETYSSSTIKDLNPNIFQWLSLMDLNVWIILGLMLIVAGVTMISGLLIIILERTSMIGVMKALGARNKTIRHTFLWFAVFIIGKGMLLGNIIALGILTLQYFTGIIKLDAQTYYVSTVPVEFNWLAIIALNIATLLISIFMLVAPSYLISHIHPAKSMRYE
- a CDS encoding M6 family metalloprotease domain-containing protein, which encodes MKKTIISLALAFLGIANLYAVKAKPGIAKIMLADGTVACATLHGDETFHYYMLLDGTPLRETQDGKYEKITAEELNTRKTRVFSSENLTRASEIGTVRPSYFPHKGSPKALVLLVQFQDVKFKSKDPVATFNHYLNGKKGESMSEADKEVFITNEKYCQNYGSIQQYFADMSDNQFIPQFDVVGPVTVSKNSAYYGNNEGSANGDTFYPQMIKEACQKVDDKVNFADYDSDRDGYVDLVYVIYAGYSESISGNSGDCLWPRSGTVGGLGTYDGKIVCRFGINNELNNKPADTQDGKYYINGIGLFCHEFSHTLGLPDIYPTNGITDHNQSPEYWDVMDMGSYLANGYQPIPYSPWEKSIVGWKQPTLLSDTEAQQITLEPYDKASDAYKIIANSQGEYLLLQNIRNKGWYKEAFGYGLLVWRIDYDDLPSVNLEDYPNNTTGKPRVMIVPADGMVYNSYNTGVDDVDMITSLLNDPFPTYKAGSATEYEVNSLTSITLNNSVDTSHPLYNITKDEATGLVTFDYLKNFSPTGISSVIIGKDRPTVYFDLEGRKVSVPQKGKIYITSKGQKIIY
- a CDS encoding EFR1 family ferrodoxin (N-terminal region resembles flavodoxins. C-terminal ferrodoxin region binds two 4Fe-4S clusters.): MVFYFSGTGNTKWAAARLAAATHEDLIPIAPYMRADDSSHNIAEPFILKEDERLGFVFPVHGWRVPRLVREFIRKMKIQRETPDANAEDKETFRKHPFAYCVCTAGDSIGLTIENLNDTIALNASLQALGITEVSASYSLIMPESYVGLPFMDVDSKEREVRKKSKSAQELAVICEEIFDRKEGVNRLVKGPIPWFFTKVVGGFFEKVLITDKRFHVEKDKCVKCGICANVCPVGDIKGGHGEYPEWLHHKDCLTCFTCYHHCPHHAIEFGCQTQKKGQYFYK
- a CDS encoding pyridoxal phosphate-dependent aminotransferase — encoded protein: MPEISVRGLEMPESPIRKLAPLAAAAKKRGVKVYHLNIGQPDLPTPQCGLDALKHIDRTVLEYSPSQGYLSYREKLVDYYKKFNINVTADDIIITSGGSEAVLFSFMSCLNPGDEIIVPEPAYANYMAFAISAGAKIRTIATTIEEGFSLPKVEKFEELINERTRAILICNPNNPTGYLYTRREMNQIRDLVKKYDLYLFSDEVYREYIYTGSPYISAMHLEGIEQNTVLIDSVSKRYSECGIRVGALITKNAEIRKAVMKFCQARLSPPLIGQIVAEASLDAPEEYYRDVYDEYVERRKCLIDGLNRIPGVYSPIPMGAFYTVAKLPIDDSEKFCRWCLEEFNYEGETIMMAPASGFYTTPGAGHNQVRVAYVLKKHDLERALVVLGKALEAYPGRVEDEGL
- a CDS encoding YggS family pyridoxal phosphate-dependent enzyme gives rise to the protein MDYDVKGNLHEVLGSLPAGVRLVAISKFHPNEYIEEAYAEGQRIFGESHEQELAKKVASLPEDIEWHFIGHLQTNKVKYIAPYISMIESVDSLKLLKEIEKQAAKHDRVVKVLLELHLAEEDTKSGLSLDACRELLEAGEWREMKHVQICGIMMMASNTDDEQQIAQEFDEAARFFDEIKARYFADDEAFCERSWGMSHDYHIAVKHGSTMVRVGTTIFGPRIY
- a CDS encoding N-acetylmuramoyl-L-alanine amidase, translating into MKNTRKISLIVIHCSATRVTQDFTFEKLEACHLARGFRGIGYHYYITKDGVIYPGRPESEIGAHARHFNAHSIGICYEGGLDADGNPADTRTKAQKQSLQNLLTSLCVDYPEAEILGHRDLPNVHKSCPCFSVQAWLNEINFHI